The Fibrobacter sp. UWB5 genomic sequence GTATAACTCCTCCCTAAATTTCATTCTTTCCGAGATATCGAACTCGGAAAAGGTGGTTAAGGGATCTGTGATATCGGAGCTGGTTACGGCCGAAAAGACGACTTTCGAATCGGTCGTGTAAACTTTGCATTCCTGAGTTATAATGTCGTCGATAAGGGCTTGGCGCTCATAAATCAGGGTCCCGTAGTTGCCTTCGTTTATGTCGTGGATGGCGCTGTTCCAAGAGTCTTCGCTCGAGGTTGAATCGGTGCATGCCCAGAAGGCCAACGGAATAGAAATCCATGCAAGTTTAGTGAATGTCATAAGATCTCTTCGTTATGTCCAAAGTATTAGGATTACCCGTTCACAAATTCAAACTTAGAGAATCCGCTCGGCAGTTCGCGAGTGGGGCGGCCGCCCTTGGTCATGCAATGCAGAGTAGAACCTAAGGTGCACAGGTTTCCGTTCACGTATACTTTGTATTCAAAACGGACCTTGAGGCCTTCGCGGATCATCGAAGTTTCGACGTCTACGAAATCGCCGTAGCGGGTGGGCTGCTTGAACTTGACGTTCAGTTCCAGGACCGGCGCTCCGAAACCTTCGGCTTCCATATCGGCGTAGCTTGCACCTGCGGTGCGGAAGTATTCGGTGCGGGCCTGCTCGAACCATACGGCGTAAACGGAGTGGTGGACGATTCCCATCTGGTCGGTTTCCGCGTAGCGGACTTCAATACGTGCGGTGTGCTTGTAGGTGCAAATTTCCATGCCCAAAATATATAAAACTCCTTAAATTAACTTGTTGCCAATGCCGAAAAAAAGACTATATTGTAGAGCATAATATTGAGGAGGATAAATGAAATCTATTTCTAAGGCCCATTTTTTCAAGACAGGCGTCATGTTGCTGCCCTTTGTTTTTGGGGCTTGCACGACAGACGAGTCTTCTTCGGCGTGGGAACGCCCCGACAGTTTCGGTGACGTCCTGTACGAACGCCATTTGGGCAAGGGGACGAGTGCTGCATTTGAATGCAAGGTGTATTCCCAGAACAACCATGTGTCGCTCGAAATGATTTTTGACGTGCCGGCGTACCAGTCCACGATGAATGCCGTGTACTATTTCGAAGTGGGTGACCCTGCCAATATGTATGTCGACATTTTGTTGTCGGGCATGTTCCAGGACGAATCCGACGATGCATGCGCAGGTCTTAAGGCGAACAACGAAGGGATGAAGGTGTCGTGTTCCCGTTCCCATGTGACCGGTAAGAGTGAACTGGAGTCCGTGAGCGAAGCTTCGTCATCGCTGGTACTTGGCATGATGGTGCCCAAGTTCAAGAGCCAGTGCGATAATTTCTATGACAACTATAAGGACATAATGTCGGGCTTGCCGGGGAGATGGAACTATGGCAACGGTGAGCCTGCCGAGCCGGCCCTGCTCTGCGATGTGAATCTTACTGACGATGCCCTTCACATGAATGTAGACTATTCGACGAGGTCTATGGCCATGGAAGTGACCCATTATAGTATTAATGGTGAGCCTATGGGTGCGTTTAGAGTCGCTGAGAGCTATGCCGGAGTTCCGGCGGATACGCTTGCGATGATTTGCAGCGCCTATCGTCAAGAATCCGATCTCTCTGGCGTATATTGCGAGGGCTCTACCATATCTTACTTGGCTCCCGAAGAGCAGGATGGCGAGGTCATGACCCTCGAAGACATGGCCGTAGTCTATAAAAAGGAAGTTTGCCCGGGCCTTTTAGACGGTTCACTTAGCATGGAAGACTTGTGGTTTAACGACTAATATATAACTAGTTGTTATTGAATAATTTAGGCCCCTTTTCCTCCGAAAAGGGGTTCTTTTTTGGCTTTTCAAAACTATTCACAATCTATTCACACTCTTTTATCTAATATGTAGACAGATTTCTTGAAAAAAATGAAAAATTTTTGCTTTTTTTGACGATTTTCGT encodes the following:
- a CDS encoding thioesterase family protein; protein product: MEICTYKHTARIEVRYAETDQMGIVHHSVYAVWFEQARTEYFRTAGASYADMEAEGFGAPVLELNVKFKQPTRYGDFVDVETSMIREGLKVRFEYKVYVNGNLCTLGSTLHCMTKGGRPTRELPSGFSKFEFVNG